A window of Jannaschia sp. M317 contains these coding sequences:
- a CDS encoding TetR family transcriptional regulator C-terminal domain-containing protein, translating to MANDESPTRIQLKNRALILEAGLDAFSTEGLRGATLDAIARAAGLSKPNVLYYFGSKEAIYRALLDRILDTWLDPLRAMDPEGEPVEEMLGYVRRKLALARGFPRESRLFAGEILRGAPLMGDALSGDLRDLVDDYARVISAWMEAGRLARSDPHHLIFSIWALSQHYADFEVQVQAVLGDGRDPWAEAEREVVQHFTRVLAVV from the coding sequence ATGGCGAACGACGAAAGCCCAACGCGCATTCAGCTCAAGAACAGGGCGTTGATCCTGGAGGCGGGCCTCGACGCGTTTTCGACAGAGGGTCTGCGCGGGGCCACCCTGGACGCAATCGCGCGGGCGGCGGGTCTGTCGAAGCCGAATGTCTTGTATTATTTCGGCTCGAAGGAGGCGATCTATCGCGCGCTTCTGGACCGGATCCTCGACACCTGGCTTGACCCTTTGCGCGCCATGGACCCCGAGGGCGAGCCTGTGGAGGAGATGCTGGGCTACGTGCGCCGCAAGCTGGCGCTGGCGCGGGGTTTTCCACGCGAAAGCAGGCTGTTTGCCGGGGAGATATTACGGGGCGCGCCGCTCATGGGCGATGCGCTGTCGGGGGATTTGCGCGATCTGGTGGACGATTATGCTCGGGTCATTTCGGCCTGGATGGAGGCCGGTCGGCTGGCCCGGTCCGACCCGCACCACCTGATCTTCTCGATCTGGGCGCTATCCCAGCACTACGCCGATTTCGAGGTGCAAGTGCAGGCGGTTCTGGGCGACGGGCGCGATCCCTGGGCTGAGGCGGAGCGGGAGGTGGTGCAACATTTCACGCGGGTGCTGGCGGTGGTGTGA